The DNA region CAGCACGTCTGGAGTAATCATTGCTCTGACATGCTGTAACTCCCAGGCAGGTGGTAGTTACTCAAGCAGCAGTGTAGTTGACATGTGGCTTCCTTGTGTCCTTATTAATAAGAGAAACAGGCCTCTACCTTTTGTGCCCAGCACTACTGGGGCAGGTGTGGGGACAGACACTGAGTCATGGTTATTTCACTGTGCTGTACAGGTATGGAACAGGTATAATCTGGGTATAACCTGGATGGTTTTTTTCCACACTCAACCAAAGTTTCCCTTTATCCTCCTTGTCTTCCTCCAGGGATCAGCATGGCTGCATCTTTCATCTCCATTGCCTCGGGGTTGCGGGATTACCACCACTCCCTGCGCTCTTTCCTGCCTGAAAAGGCCAAGATGGGCTACAGCTCCTCTGTCGTCTACTTCCTGTGGAACCTGCTGCTGATCGCTCCGCGTGTGGCCGCGGTGGCCGTCTTCACCTCCGTTTTCCCACGGTATTTGGTTCTGCACTTCCTGGCACTGTGGTTAGCCCTGTTTGTTTGGGCCTGGCTCCAGAACACCCAGTTCATGGACAACGCGCAAGGAGAGTGGCTGTACCGTGCTGCAGTGGCCTTCATCTGGTACTTCAGCTGGTTCAATGTTGCAGACGGCAAGACCAGGGGCAGGAGCGTCATCTACCACTCCTTCATGTTCGTAGACAGTGCTATCCTGGTGGCAACCTGGGGTTACTACAGGGACTGCGTTCTGACTGAGGCCTATGCAGGGCCTCTCTTCTCTGTGTTGTCCTCTGCCTACCTGCTGGGCTTGCTGATCAAAGCCTTTTATTACTGGTTCTTCCACCCCAAACAGAGGACATTTTCTCCCTTGTCAAAGAAGAATGTCTCTGAAAGTGAGACCCTCTCAGGGCAAGATGTCCCTGATACTCAGGCACCCTCAAGGGACGATGTACAGTACACGATGGTAAGGTCGACCTCAACTTATATCTGTGCCACCAGCCTCCTCACATCTCCACGACCTCACCAAGATTTTCTGCTCTTCAGAGGCTTAACTGCCCTGCCCCAGCAGAGTGAACAGGACAGTTCAGGACCATGTAATTGAATGCCAGGTGGTGCggtgaaaacagaattatgcCACCGGCATACTTCATTTGCACAGGGGATTCTGGATGGGAGAGATAGGGGTTTCTCAGGCTGCCCAA from Lepisosteus oculatus isolate fLepOcu1 chromosome 11, fLepOcu1.hap2, whole genome shotgun sequence includes:
- the LOC138241829 gene encoding XK-related protein 8-like is translated as MECSQFSKYSWLDFFFTLLGVCTFLFDLGSDVWVAVDFFSRGDYVWFGATVAIIVVSSAVVQMFSWLWYRYDQQLENFRALTLTEDFLLRGRGRCCLNLLHIFQLGLFMRRKISGCTGRGRNAGVHGAVHCDTGTVTYYPVCCCSSPCRYITAIELGFQVWWKRKQGSEYAVYKTHDLSMLRLFETFFESTPQLTLMLYIIIRNNQASVVQCECGRVTAERKSGYNLDGFFPHSTKVSLYPPCLPPGISMAASFISIASGLRDYHHSLRSFLPEKAKMGYSSSVVYFLWNLLLIAPRVAAVAVFTSVFPRYLVLHFLALWLALFVWAWLQNTQFMDNAQGEWLYRAAVAFIWYFSWFNVADGKTRGRSVIYHSFMFVDSAILVATWGYYRDCVLTEAYAGPLFSVLSSAYLLGLLIKAFYYWFFHPKQRTFSPLSKKNVSESETLSGQDVPDTQAPSRDDVQYTMVRSTSTYICATSLLTSPRPHQDFLLFRGLTALPQQSEQDSSGPCN